The following proteins come from a genomic window of Nicotiana tomentosiformis chromosome 12, ASM39032v3, whole genome shotgun sequence:
- the LOC104098421 gene encoding cell division control protein 2 homolog A-like: MDQYEKVEKIGEGTYGVVYKARDRVTNETIALKKIRLEQEDEGVPSTAIREISLLKEMQHVNIVRLQDVVHSEKRLYLVFEYLDLDLKKHMDSCPEFSKDPRLVKMFLYQILRGIAYCHSHRVLHRDLKPQNLLIDKRTNALKLADFGLARAFGIPVRAFTHEVVTLWYRAPEILLGARNYSTPVDVWSVGCIFAEMVNQRPLFPGDSEIDELFKIFRVIGTPNEDTWPGVTSLPDYKSAFPKWPPKDLATVVPNLDAPGLDLIGKMLCLDPSKRITARSALEHDYFKDIGFVP; the protein is encoded by the exons ATGGACCAG TATGAAAAAGTCGAAAAGATTGGTGAAGGAACTTATGGTGTAGTATACAAAGCTCGTGATCGTGTAACAAATGAAACTATTGCACTGAAGAAAATTCGGCTGGAGCAGGAAGATGAGGGTGTGCCGAGCACGGCTATTAGAGAGATCTCCCTCTTGAAAGAGATGCAGCATGTAAACATCGTGAG GTTGCAAGATGTGGTGCACAGTGAGAAGCGATTATATCTAGTCTTTGAATATCTCGACTTGGATTTGAAGAAGCATATGGATTCATGTCCAGAGTTCTCTAAGGATCCACGTCTTGTAAAA ATGTTTTTGTATCAAATACTCCGTGGTATTGCTTATTGTCATTCTCATAGAGTTCTTCACCGAGATCTGAAGCCTCAGAACTTGCTGATAGATAAGCGTACGAATGCTTTAAAGCTTGCAGACTTTGGATTGGCTAGAGCTTTTGGTATTCCTGTCAGAGCTTTCACTCATGAG GTGGTGACCTTATGGTACAGGGCACCAGAAATACTGCTAGGAGCACGCAACTACTCTACTCCTGTTGATGTTTGGTCAGTTGGCTGCATATTTGCTGAGATGGTGAACCAGCGGCCCCTGTTTCCGGGTGACTCCGAGATTGACGAACTTTTCAAGATTTTCAG AGTAATAGGTACTCCAAATGAGGATACATGGCCTGGAGTGACTTCTCTGCCTGATTATAAATCTGCTTTCCCAAAATGGCCACCTAAG GACTTGGCAACTGTAGTCCCAAATCTTGATGCACCAGGTCTTGATCTCATTGGT AAAATGCTTTGCCTGGATCCCAGCAAGAGAATCACTGCCCGGAGCGCCCTTGAGCATGACTACTTCAAAGATATTGGTTTTGTTCCGTGA